One region of Haloprofundus salilacus genomic DNA includes:
- a CDS encoding TRAM domain-containing protein produces the protein MPDCPLADECPSFSERIQGMGCQHYGDRGGAEWCNHYSMPIRDLKQQPVKPGEEVVVEVTDIHESGAGVGRTEDGFIVFVDGVLPDARALVKITKVKSSHARAEEVERLPMDPESEDPEAEQSGDGEDDSDGGGPKRPTALGSRDNFWGS, from the coding sequence ATGCCGGACTGTCCATTGGCCGACGAGTGCCCGAGTTTTTCGGAGCGAATCCAGGGAATGGGATGCCAACACTACGGCGACCGAGGCGGCGCCGAGTGGTGCAACCACTACAGCATGCCCATCCGCGACCTGAAGCAACAGCCCGTCAAACCCGGCGAAGAGGTCGTCGTCGAGGTGACCGACATCCACGAGAGCGGCGCAGGCGTCGGGCGAACCGAGGACGGTTTCATCGTGTTCGTCGACGGGGTTCTCCCCGACGCGCGGGCGCTAGTGAAGATTACGAAAGTGAAGTCGAGTCACGCCCGCGCCGAGGAGGTCGAACGACTCCCGATGGACCCCGAGTCCGAAGACCCGGAAGCGGAGCAGAGCGGCGACGGCGAGGACGACAGCGACGGGGGAGGGCCGAAACGCCCTACCGCGCTCGGTAGCCGCGACAACTTCTGGGGTTCGTAA
- a CDS encoding Tfx family DNA-binding protein — protein sequence MDEQDVTEILEQAGFAPDESVLTHRQAEVLALRERGVRQSDIADFLGTSRANVSSIEASARDNVAKARETVAFAEALTAPVRVEVPEGTDLYDVPKQVYDACDAAGVKVNHTAPDLMKIVSDAAGDAIRGREVRVPLLVGVTSEGAVRVRRST from the coding sequence ATGGACGAACAGGACGTGACCGAGATACTCGAACAGGCGGGCTTTGCGCCCGACGAGAGCGTCCTGACGCACCGACAGGCCGAGGTGCTCGCGCTCCGCGAGCGCGGCGTCCGGCAGTCCGACATCGCCGATTTCCTCGGCACGTCGCGGGCGAACGTCTCCAGCATCGAGGCCAGCGCCCGCGACAACGTGGCGAAAGCCCGCGAGACGGTGGCGTTCGCCGAGGCGCTGACCGCTCCCGTTCGGGTCGAGGTGCCGGAGGGGACGGATCTCTACGACGTGCCGAAGCAGGTGTACGACGCCTGCGACGCCGCGGGCGTGAAGGTGAACCACACCGCCCCCGATCTGATGAAGATCGTCAGCGACGCCGCGGGCGACGCCATCCGCGGGCGCGAGGTTCGAGTACCGCTTCTCGTCGGCGTCACCAGTGAGGGCGCGGTTCGCGTCCGGCGGTCGACGTAG
- a CDS encoding replication factor A (Replication protein A protects and stabilize the intermediate ssDNA that is generated by the unwinding action of a DNA helicase at the replication fork. In addition, SSBs prevent the formation of secondary structures by single-stranded template DNA.), with protein sequence MTDLRTHAAEIAEQFSDHLDVDEDDIEERLDNLVNEYKVPVEEARRSVVNHYLDEAGLERDAIRAGGGGSQAVEVADIDEDEQWVDLTVKLVELWEPRSDSISQVGLLGDESGTIKFVSFTTSELPELEEGAVYSLQNVVTDEYQGRYSVKLNRTTTITELDEDIEVGDDSVSVEGAFVDIQSGSGLIKRCPEEGCTRVLQNGRCSEHGSVEGEFDLRIKGVLDDGNEVQEVIFNKEMTEELTGIALEEAKQMAMDALDTTIVADEMAEDVLGRYYRVSGPTLGRYVLVNEFEQLTGPIDAEAVLIKARSM encoded by the coding sequence ATGACAGATTTGCGTACACACGCAGCGGAGATTGCGGAACAGTTCTCGGACCACCTCGACGTGGACGAAGACGACATCGAAGAGCGACTGGACAACCTCGTCAACGAGTACAAGGTCCCTGTGGAGGAGGCGCGCCGCAGCGTCGTCAATCACTACCTCGACGAGGCGGGACTCGAACGCGATGCGATTCGCGCGGGCGGCGGCGGCAGTCAGGCCGTCGAAGTCGCGGACATCGACGAGGACGAACAGTGGGTCGACCTCACGGTCAAACTCGTCGAACTGTGGGAGCCGCGTAGCGACTCCATCTCGCAGGTCGGCCTGCTGGGCGACGAGTCCGGCACCATCAAGTTCGTCTCCTTCACCACGTCCGAGCTACCGGAACTGGAGGAGGGAGCGGTGTACTCCCTGCAGAACGTCGTCACCGACGAGTACCAGGGGCGGTACTCGGTGAAGCTCAACCGGACGACGACCATCACGGAACTCGACGAAGACATCGAAGTCGGCGACGACTCGGTGAGCGTCGAAGGCGCGTTCGTCGACATCCAGAGCGGCAGCGGCCTCATCAAGCGCTGCCCCGAGGAAGGCTGCACGCGCGTGCTCCAGAACGGCCGCTGCTCGGAACACGGCAGCGTCGAAGGCGAGTTCGACCTGCGCATCAAGGGCGTCCTCGACGACGGCAACGAGGTGCAGGAGGTCATCTTCAACAAGGAGATGACCGAGGAACTCACCGGCATCGCACTGGAAGAGGCCAAACAGATGGCGATGGACGCGCTCGACACGACCATCGTCGCCGACGAGATGGCCGAGGACGTGCTCGGACGCTACTACCGCGTCTCCGGGCCGACGCTCGGCCGCTACGTGCT
- a CDS encoding SDR family oxidoreductase — MDLGVSGDVALVTASSSGLGHASAESLAAEGAHVVVCGRDEERLDAAAEKLESVGDGDVLAVPTDLTDRDDVAALVEATVEEFGQLDHLVTSAGGPPSGSFDDMSSEDWYGAYDLLVMSAVWTVKEAEPHLKESDAGTITCITSTSVREVIDDLILSNSVRRGVIGLVKSLSREFAPDVRVNAVLPGAHETSRVEELVEDAVERGDVDSYEEGLEGWSNGIPMGRIGKPEELGDTVAFLASDRASFVNGVALPVDGGKLRS; from the coding sequence ATGGACCTCGGAGTATCCGGAGACGTAGCACTGGTGACGGCGAGTTCGAGCGGCCTCGGCCACGCGAGCGCCGAGTCGCTGGCGGCCGAAGGCGCACACGTTGTCGTCTGCGGCCGCGACGAGGAGAGACTCGACGCGGCGGCCGAGAAACTGGAGTCGGTCGGCGACGGCGACGTGCTCGCGGTGCCGACGGACCTCACCGACCGCGACGACGTCGCGGCGCTCGTGGAGGCGACCGTCGAAGAGTTCGGCCAGTTGGACCACCTCGTCACCTCCGCGGGCGGCCCGCCGAGTGGGAGTTTCGACGATATGTCCTCCGAGGACTGGTACGGCGCGTACGACCTGCTCGTGATGAGCGCCGTCTGGACCGTCAAGGAGGCCGAACCCCACCTGAAGGAGAGCGACGCGGGCACCATCACCTGCATCACGTCGACGAGCGTCCGAGAGGTCATCGACGACCTCATCCTCTCGAACAGCGTCCGCCGCGGCGTCATCGGCCTCGTCAAGTCGCTCTCGCGGGAGTTCGCCCCCGACGTGCGAGTCAACGCCGTCTTGCCGGGCGCACACGAGACCTCGCGCGTCGAGGAACTCGTGGAGGACGCCGTCGAACGCGGCGACGTCGATAGCTACGAGGAAGGGCTAGAGGGCTGGTCGAACGGCATCCCGATGGGCCGCATCGGCAAGCCCGAGGAACTGGGCGATACCGTCGCGTTCCTCGCGAGCGACCGCGCGAGTTTCGTAAACGGCGTCGCGCTCCCCGTCGACGGCGGGAAGCTGCGGAGCTAG
- a CDS encoding DUF7091 family protein: protein MDPRLERFVRQTFRKAGRQWAESRRAYREGQSGGVPDALPTDEEGRAKLVCRRYAERRAVAVDDEGRPACFDADHPDCQGCAEDVRAGVVETW from the coding sequence ATGGACCCGCGCCTCGAACGCTTCGTCAGACAGACGTTCCGCAAGGCGGGTCGGCAGTGGGCCGAGTCCAGGCGCGCCTACCGCGAGGGGCAGTCGGGGGGCGTCCCCGACGCGCTCCCCACCGACGAGGAAGGTCGCGCCAAACTCGTCTGCCGCCGCTACGCCGAGCGCAGAGCCGTCGCCGTTGACGACGAGGGCCGCCCCGCCTGCTTCGACGCTGACCACCCCGACTGTCAGGGCTGCGCCGAAGACGTCCGCGCGGGCGTCGTCGAGACGTGGTAA
- a CDS encoding mannose-1-phosphate guanylyltransferase, producing the protein MDRPLVALVLAGGTGTRLYPASRSHRPKQYLSLSASDDDSLLSQTAERASFADHLFVCTRSDFADEIPEHAPEATVLVEPEGKDTGPALTYATHRIREEVGDCVVLVLPSDHTVSGNFESVARAGARVAAETGALVTFGVEPTRPDTGYGYIEPGERREKPEPHADLAAFHEKPDSETAAEYVDSGYLWNAGIFAWTPDAFLTAARDTELAPLVDALDDGNEEAGFAAVDDVSVDYAVMERADHAAVVSATFDWDDLGSWDALERVLDADEDGNVALGDYLAIDAADNVVASDDKHVSLVGVDGLAVVAYDDRVLVVPKEGAQRVREVVSVLKAEGLF; encoded by the coding sequence ATGGACAGACCGCTCGTCGCGCTCGTACTCGCCGGTGGCACCGGAACCCGACTGTACCCCGCGAGTCGGAGCCACCGCCCGAAACAGTACCTCTCGCTGTCGGCGTCGGACGACGACTCGCTACTCTCGCAAACCGCTGAACGTGCGAGCTTCGCCGACCACTTGTTCGTCTGTACCCGCTCTGATTTCGCCGACGAGATCCCCGAGCACGCCCCCGAAGCGACGGTGCTCGTTGAACCCGAAGGCAAGGACACCGGTCCGGCGCTGACGTACGCGACCCACCGCATCCGCGAGGAAGTCGGTGACTGCGTCGTGCTCGTCCTCCCGAGCGACCACACCGTTTCTGGGAACTTCGAATCCGTCGCCCGCGCGGGCGCTCGCGTCGCGGCCGAGACGGGCGCGCTCGTCACCTTCGGCGTCGAACCCACTCGACCGGACACCGGCTACGGCTATATCGAACCCGGCGAGCGGCGCGAAAAACCCGAACCGCACGCCGACCTCGCGGCGTTCCACGAGAAACCAGATAGTGAAACTGCAGCCGAATACGTCGATTCGGGGTATCTGTGGAACGCGGGCATCTTCGCGTGGACGCCCGATGCGTTCCTCACCGCCGCCCGCGACACGGAACTCGCACCCCTCGTCGACGCGCTCGACGACGGAAACGAAGAAGCGGGATTCGCCGCCGTCGACGACGTGAGCGTCGACTACGCGGTGATGGAGCGCGCCGACCACGCCGCCGTCGTCTCCGCGACGTTCGACTGGGACGATTTAGGGTCGTGGGACGCGCTCGAACGCGTGCTCGACGCCGACGAGGACGGTAACGTCGCGCTCGGCGACTATCTGGCCATCGACGCGGCGGATAACGTCGTCGCCAGCGACGACAAACACGTCTCGCTGGTCGGCGTCGACGGACTCGCCGTCGTCGCCTACGACGACCGGGTGCTCGTCGTGCCGAAGGAGGGGGCGCAGCGCGTGAGAGAGGTGGTTTCGGTGCTGAAGGCGGAGGGGCTATTCTGA